The window CTAAATGGTTCAATTGAACCGAAACTTTTATCTCTCCAAATCCATTGGAAGAAGCATacaaaagaataataaaaaactTTGTCAGATTTAAAACAAATTGGCAATCAAACAAACCAAGTAACGAGGAGTAAATCAAATCAAAGAAAGAGAAGCAGAACGAATCAAACAAGCCGATAACGGAGTAATAAAAGCCTCCCGCCATCGGCTTGAATTTCATCGTTTATAGAATGAAAATACAGCAGCGTAAATTTTGTTTAGGATAATATTACAATAACTTCAAGTTCCGCTTTTGTTTCGTCACAGCTTAAATAACGATGTCGTTAGGTAATACTTACAAATTTTCTGTGGCATTTTAGTAttatgctatatatatatatatagtcaagGCGATAGAACGTACTTTTTGATTATGTGCAGCAATCTAAACTGGTAAGAGATTTGATAAGATAATAAGCAGTAAGAAGACTGAACCTCATTCaatgtattaaaaaattaaaatagtaaaatatatttgatagaACATACTTAACTCATACAAACACCGTACTACTCGCATGTATGATCTCATATCCCCATACTTAAAATGAAACCTTGTAACAAAAACCCTAATctaaatctgaaaaaaaaacaaccaagAGAATCCAAATATCAAAACAAAACCCAAAACTAGTAGTTGTAATGTAATATTAAAAGACCTAcgggatcgatcgatgtacTAACTTCCAACTAAGTACATAAGATCATAGCACACCCagtaaaaaaatactaaaagtcTCGTCATCACATAGATTTGATCCTTAGAGTGCCAGCTGATTATATATTGCTAGTAGAAGAAGAGCTGAAGTTATTAGAGACATCACTCCACGAACTAGTTGTTGCCGCTGCGGTTGATGCGGCAGTTCCATGAATATTCCAAAGCTGTTGTTCGTTTCCAAAAAGTTGTCTAGACATGTTGAGTTGATTGTTACTATCTTCCATTTTCACTGAAGCTGATTGCGACGCAGTGGCCGTGACCATAGCTGATGATACAGAAGAGGAAACAAGGTTATGAAAGATGTTCTTAGGTCGATACTGACCCGAGCCAGTGACTAATCCGTAACCCGGATCCATGCCAGTTTGATTTTGATGATCAAACTGATATAACCCGGAAGATGATGATGAGCTGTCTAAACCACCCAGCAAAGGAAGTTGGTGATGAGGTGCCGGGAATCTCCACTGGTCAAAACCAGTCAAAAGAGCCgccgctcctcctcctccgcttcCACCGCCTACATGATTAGAAGGAGCTGAAACTGTACCGTACTGTAAGGTGAAGTTGTCAGTGAAGTCTAAAGGAGGCATGAGCTTGAGAGGAGGCAAAGATGATCCAATTCCAAGTACGTGGTTGTTATGATCATGTCCGGGGATCAATCCGGCGTTGTAAGAAGATAGCAACGAGCTCAGAGAAGTCGAGGAAGGTGGTGGTCCCATCTGATTATTAGCCATGGCTCGGTGGTGGTATTGGTCGCTGCTTGTGTTGCTGTCTTGTGACTTACTGTTACCGCTACTGCTGCTACCACCGCCACCGCCACCGCTGCTGTTTTTGGTTCTTTTGTTTCTGCGGCAACCACCACCAACAGGAACGCTCCTTAGAGCGCCGCCACGTGTCCAGTAACGGCGGCATGCTTTGCAGAAGTGGCGAGGTTGGGTGAGACTGTAGTTGTTGAAGTAGCAGAATTTGGTGTTGGTTGAGTCACATCTTGGACATTTCAAGGCTGTTTCAGGCATTGGTATGTTGGCTATTCTTGCCCTTTCCGCCATCGAACCTGGCCTTATTGATCCTCCAGGTCCTCCGGGACCACCACCGCCTCCACCGTTGTGGTGAAGCGGTGGAGGCGTTTGTTGCGGTTGCGATGGGAGGGGATGGTGAGGGAGGAACTGCTGGCTGATGTTGTTGTCTCCCGTGAATCCAACGGTGGATGTGATTGGTTGATGCTAAAGAGAGAGGAAGAAATGATTCAAAAAACAACAAAGAAAAGTTATTAGAATTTGTGAAAAATAGTAAAGGCCGAAAGAAAGAATTAATTTTGAGTATATTCAAATTAAACCGCAGATATACATAGATTAAAAGTGACAAAAGGAACAAGAATATTATTATCCTCTTTTCTTGTTTGTTTAATCatctctttatttttaattgattctTGAGTACACgcataaattataaaacattaaaagaAATTCCTAATCAAGATTAACTTACTTGTTGCCAGTTTGATGAATCAGGATAAGTAGGAAATGAAGAAAACAccatttttttatctttcttctttGATGATCTCTTCCctctttagttttgttttttgttttgttttagagCAAATAAAGGAACTAAAGGTGGTTTTGTTTGGTGAAGGCTTATATGAAGAAGTGGAGAAttacgtcaaaaaaaaaaaagcaaagggaggagctttagagagagaaaagaagaggAGAGGAGAGCTTAGAGAAAGAGAGTGACAAAGATAAAGGAAGAacctttatttatatataaacatatccACTCATACATATGGATATCTTTTGAAatagtgacaaaaaaaaggatatcttttgaatattatattaaataatattgttGAATAAAATAAGATTTGAATGTGTCCACAGTGTTATTGTTaattctctttttgttttatttattttatgcgCATTTGCTTAGGGTTTTAGGGAAGGTGGAGGAGAGGGAGTGTGTCTAATTGCTTAACTCATAAGTTTCTATCTGATTCTCTCTTTCTGGCAATCCTGCTTACTTATGTACTGTGTGTTCTacataaaaatactaaaaaatttaaCCATAGTTTTCACTTAATTTTGTGTATACATAAAGACTACCgaaaatattcaatttatgtCATGAACTTTAGAAATATTTTGATTAGACTGCAATATGTAAAAAACAACTATAGTCTATAGATAATTTATAGCTTTTACTAAACGAATGTGGGGATTTATGTATGCTATTGTTCTATGAATTAACTAAAGTAACATGGTAATGCTTTTGATATACAAGTATATATGTTTTAGCAAAAAATCATTGATATTTTGACAAAGTGAAAGAGATGGTGCTCTCTTTTTTCAAGTAGGAACTACTTCATTCATGTATTATCATAAATGTAGAGTTCATATATGAACTACTTCAACCAAGTTCTGAGGAATCGAATTGTgttcatatataatatgataTGAAAAAGGGAATTTGGTATATTTATTTGATGAAAACTTTAGTGCATAGTTACATACACACCAGTGTTGATCAATTAAGTAATTAAACATCTAAGATCTGTTAATAATATAAAGGGCGAGAAGGTTTGACTAAATGGGCCAACATTAACGACTAAATAATACTCTCttcgttttaaaataaatgatgttttggagagtttttgatgtttcaaaatatataatattttgataatttatattaattttagtatTATTGAAAACTATGTAACTAATGATGTTTTATAGTCTTTGTGATGATTGgttaaattaattttactttatatttgtaatgttactttttagataaaatgtgaatatcttaatttttgtgCATTTAACCAAAACATCAactattttgaaaaaaagaaagtatTATAATTTAGATAGGACGACTGAAAGAATTCGAGTGTGAGTAGAATAAGTAAGTGAcaaacattaatttataaatatataatataagtatgtattaGTTTTAGTATTAATCGAAAACACTCCAACATTCTTCCAAAATGTTCCAACCAAGTTCGCTTTTCTTTCCCTCGAACCGCCGCGATGTGTCTCTTTTGTTGcctttttccaaaaaaaaagttatttgttTGTTCTTGCATGGGAattgataattttcaattttcatgcATAAGTTTCAGCCACGCGCCATTTAAGCGCGAAACGGGAGTTAGCTAAATTGCTTCTCTCATCTACGTACACCTAACCTAACCGGGAACTAAGTGTGTGTGATATATACCCAATCGATTCAATTCGGTTCagtttgttttaaataaataaaaaactcagGTAAAAATTACACCGTATCGGTTTTCTAATAGAAAAGTAGACGAGGTTTCATTTATAAAGGAAAAATTGGATAAacaaaaatttgaatatttgatATTGGCCTATGAATTGTAAATTTACAGGCTCTCTCACTTGTTGTTCTTCTCCTTTCTTGAAGACTAGGGGAGAGAATCATCGGTTTCTCCGTCAGCCGAGTATCAGCTGGATCTTGAGTTCCAGCAAAGCGGGCCTGAGGTTCCAGAAGCAATGCAAGAACTGGAAGAAGAATGTTGAGATTGATGATGtgtagaggaagaagaagaagctctgTTTTGCTGCAGCTTGTGTTCTTGCATCAGTTTCAGTATGTATGCATCGTCATGGACCGAGAATGGCGTGCTAAAGTCAAGGggaaatacaaatttttttgtcaatcctATATTCAAGAGAGAGAAACATTGactataaatgaaaatatattgggTTAGGACTTGGGAGTACCTATTGAAGTCAAGGTGAACAAGTTGCATATCTTCAGAAATCTCTATTTCGACAACTGCATGAGGATTTGTctacggagagagagagagagagattcaagaTGGAGACATATTAGGATTCCAGAAAGACAAGAATTAAGAACCTAAGGGAAGAGATTTGTGAAGTACCTCAAGTAGAATTAAAGGTAAAGTAAAACCTTCTGCTGGGCCTTCAGTCTTCACAACCATCTCCTGATTTCTCAACATAAGACTCTCAAGACTTGAGACCTGACCACAATAACATTTGAgaagaaaacatataaacaaaacGTAGAATGGTGGTTGTTGATATTGCATCAAGACAACAGAAAAACTGACTCAAGTAAACGGATGCTTACAAACTCTAGAAATGTCACAACAAGATCTCGAAGTGTAAGAGTCTTGCATTTAGATTTCCTTTTAACTTataagaagagaaagaaaatcACCTTTTCTCTCAAATCTTTAAGGAAAGCAGTCTTCTTTTGCACACTATTCATAACCTTATTTCGATCCCTCTGCAAATAAGAGTATCATATATCCACCAAAGATCAGTAGACCAAGAGAGATAGGAGAGAAGAAAATACAAAGGACTAGCGCTTAGAAGCAGCACCTTAATTTCTTCGACATCCTTTTTGCAGGTAATGGGAAGCCCCTTCCAACGGATTTCTTTTTTATCCCTTGCGATAATATCCAAGGCCATGAAGACATTGAGTGCATCATAGACTCTCCTCCTTATGTTCTTCTCGTTATACTAATATTGATCATAAGATGAATATTGTTATAACTTATATATGCTCCAATAATTCAAAGAGATAACAACAGCTTTCCACCTTGCTTATACCTCATTCTCGTTTAAAGGCTTCTCTGCGTTCTGTTTAATTGTTGCAAAATCAGAAATGATTTCATCTGCAACCTGGAATCACAAGAAACCACACTCTCTAATACAAAGTTTTGAATGCATTACTCTATGCTAGAACAGGACTCCTTACAGGAAGTATTTGATAGAGACCTCAACAACTAACAAATCATTCTGTGGATAAGGAAAAACTGATTGAGTAGAGTGGTGTACCTCCTTGTATGTAGTGATTTTCTTGGCTTCTAACTTGTGGCACACTGAGAAAACAACAGTTGAATGAATCAAAACCCAAACAACAATGCTTTCAAGAAAGGTATTAAAGTGCTTTCGCAGTAACATTACAGACCCATAACGCTGAACTGGCGAAGGCCACCACCAGTAGTTCTTGATTGCCCTTTCTTCTcgtgatcatcatcatcatcatcatcagctaTCAACTTCCTTCTCACAGGAGTTTTCACCAACCTCACTGCATGACGATTCCTCTGCTTCTCCGGTGTGACAATCAAATCCATCTCCATCCTCCTCTACTTAACTTAATCTAATCAGggatacacacacacatatttaaaattaattagcaCAAAATCTACAAATACACACCAATTATCATCTATCACACAGCCTGTAAGATATTTTTCCCAATTTCCAATCAATTTATCAAAGAACAAGTAAAAAACTCAGTGCATGAGATGATCTAGCGATGTGAAGAACCCTAATCAGAAATAAGAAAGCTCGAATCCGTTTTAGATGACCGAATCGGGATCAGAGACGAACCAGTGATCGCCTCCAATGGCGGAAAACTCGagattttcaagtttttttttgtctcacaGAGATGCAAACACGAACTCGGAGCGTTTCCGTGAAATCGCCGACTTGGCGCTAAACAATTGATCAGAAGTAAGAAGAGAAACGAAGAAGCAACGATGTGCTTTGCTTCTCCACTGAAGCTGAAGCTAATACGGctcaacaaaaacaaacacactCTCTGTGTGCgctatattcttttttttttttttttttttgaaagaattttaaatttattcaaaaaaaccTTGGTACAGAGTTTCACTGCTACTTTCTTTACAAACTCATCCTATAGCTCAAAATACAAAATTCTCAACTAAAGACAAGCTGCCTCATTTAAATCCTTGCAAACCATAGCTCCATGGTATTCTCATGCTTCCCACCCACAGTCTTTCTAAGTGAAGTAATTCTATTTCTCACAATTTTGTCCAATCGGTTAATCAGACAAGCTGCTGGTTGAGGACGTTCTCCTACTCTCCTGATATTCCTCTCATGCCAGATAGCATATATCACCACTTGAAAGCAGTACTTCATCAAAAAGTTAATGCTTCTCCCTTGATTCCCATTTGAAATAAATCGGATTACACTGCCCCATTGATGGATCCTTCCCATGCCTGCCAGAGTCCTCACCGTACCATTCCAAACTTCTTTAGAATatggacattcaaaaaataaatgatccCTAGTTTCAATATCCGTATTACACAGCCAACAGGTGGAGATAGCTTGCGGGTTCCAACGAAGCATTCTATCACCCGTTGCTAGTCTGTTATGAGCAGCTAGCCAAGCTATAAAAGAGAATTTTGGTGTAGCCTCAGTAAACCAAATTCCTTTAGACCAAAAGACTGTTGGAGACTTACATCTAATCAGGTTCCAAGTTTGGGATGTAACAAACCCTTCTTTGAACTCCCCATTTTCCCTCTTCCATAGACAAACATCCTCCAACTGATTAAGCCCCCGATTCTTCAGTCTAGTAATCTCCTCGCCAATCAGACGCAGTACATGAAATCTATGCCCTCTGGCTCGATAGAGCTGAACAGCTTTCTCCACTGTGGCAGTTTTTGGAATGCCCAGATCCATGCTACCTCTATCTCCTGTTAATTCAATCAATTGGCCAAGAGGAGACCAATTCTCGTACCAAAAAGAAGTAGAAGCTCCACTATTAACCTCCATCTTCGTCATTTGTATTGCCAAATGCCTCAATTTCAACAGCTTCTTCCACATCCAAGAGCCTAATGTGCTTTCCTCCCGAACACTCCAAAAAGACCCTTTTCTTATAAGATATCTCCAAACCCACTTAACCCACAAAGAATGTCTCGCAGTGAGGATGCGCCAAATTAACTTCAAGCAGGAAACATTATTAGCCTCTGATAGATTCTTTAGACCAAGTCCTCCTTCCTCTTTCGGTTTACATACATCTATCCACGCCACCTTTGCTTTCTGTGTTGAAAGAATCGGCCCAGACCAAAGAAATGCCGCACAGATATTATTTACTTCTTGAATGCACTTATTTGGTAAGCGATAAGCAGACATCCAGAAATTAGTGATACTATATATCACTGACCCAATCAGCTGCAGTCTACCAGCAAAAGTGAGGTGTCTCGCCGTCCACGAAGAGATGCGGCTTCTGATCCTGGAGATAAGAGGGCTATAGTCTTGGGTATTCATCCTTTTGGTTAAGAGAGGTAGACCCAAGTATCTCACCGGGAGAGTTCCATTATCAAAAGGGAATTGGTCTAGAATAGCTTCGCTATCTTCAGCCTTTACCCCTGCCAGATAGAGTGTTGATTTCTCCATACTTATATTAAGTCCCGACATACTTTCAAACTCCTTGAAGACTGCAAGAATACCCTCTATTGAGCTTTTCCTTCCATCAGAGAATACCAACACGTCATCTGCGAAACAGATATGAGTTAACCCCAAGTCTTTACAGTATGGATGAAAACCAATTCTCCTTTCTGCTGCAGCTTTATTGAGAAGACAAGAGAGAACTTGCATGCTGATAACAAACAAATACGGTGATAAGGAACACCCTTGACGCAAACCTCTTGCACTATTGAAGTAGCCTGCTAGTTCACCATTAACCTGAATAGAGAAAGACGCAAGCTCTATACATTTCTTAATCCACAGCACAAATTTCTCCGGGAACCGCAAAGCCTCAAGCACTGAAAGCAAGAAAGACCACTGGACAGAGTCGAAAGCTTTGGAGATATCAATCTTGACCGCACATCTCTCCGAGACCGAATCTTTATGATAGCTTTTAACCAATTCAGATGCTAGAAGAACATTTTCCATAAGTAACCTATCTTTAACGAACGCCGACTGATTTAAAGATATGAATAGAGGAAGAATGCTCTTCATACGGTTTGCTAGGATCTTGGATATTACCTTGTATATCACATTGCAGCAGGAGATTGGTCGATAATCCCGCATATAGATTGAATCAAGCTTCTTTGAGATTAAAGCCAAGATAGTGGAGTTGACGCCTTTGGGCAAGAAACCTTTGTCAAAGAAAGATTTCACCGCAGTAACGAAATCACCACTCGTAACTGCCCAACTAGCTTTGAAGAACTCACTTGTGTAACCATCTGGACCTGGCGATTCAACGGCGTCGTTTTGATTTTCTGGCGGGGATTCATATGGGCCTTGTTCACTCTTTGTGATTAAAGCCCATTGGGTTTATATGTATGTAACATGTGAAAATCATCTATGACATCATAgctttttttgtgaaaataaatataa of the Brassica rapa cultivar Chiifu-401-42 chromosome A03, CAAS_Brap_v3.01, whole genome shotgun sequence genome contains:
- the LOC103855469 gene encoding dof zinc finger protein DOF5.1, which translates into the protein MVFSSFPTYPDSSNWQQHQPITSTVGFTGDNNISQQFLPHHPLPSQPQQTPPPLHHNGGGGGGPGGPGGSIRPGSMAERARIANIPMPETALKCPRCDSTNTKFCYFNNYSLTQPRHFCKACRRYWTRGGALRSVPVGGGCRRNKRTKNSSGGGGGGSSSSGNSKSQDSNTSSDQYHHRAMANNQMGPPPSSTSLSSLLSSYNAGLIPGHDHNNHVLGIGSSLPPLKLMPPLDFTDNFTLQYGTVSAPSNHVGGGSGGGGAAALLTGFDQWRFPAPHHQLPLLGGLDSSSSSSGLYQFDHQNQTGMDPGYGLVTGSGQYRPKNIFHNLVSSSVSSAMVTATASQSASVKMEDSNNQLNMSRQLFGNEQQLWNIHGTAASTAAATTSSWSDVSNNFSSSSTSNI
- the LOC103855470 gene encoding transcription factor-like protein DPA, with translation MEMDLIVTPEKQRNRHAVRLVKTPVRRKLIADDDDDDDHEKKGQSRTTGGGLRQFSVMVCHKLEAKKITTYKEVADEIISDFATIKQNAEKPLNENEYNEKNIRRRVYDALNVFMALDIIARDKKEIRWKGLPITCKKDVEEIKRDRNKVMNSVQKKTAFLKDLREKVSSLESLMLRNQEMVVKTEGPAEGFTLPLILLETNPHAVVEIEISEDMQLVHLDFNSTPFSVHDDAYILKLMQEHKLQQNRASSSSSTHHQSQHSSSSSCIASGTSGPLCWNSRSS